One window from the genome of Elephas maximus indicus isolate mEleMax1 chromosome 8, mEleMax1 primary haplotype, whole genome shotgun sequence encodes:
- the CROT gene encoding peroxisomal carnitine O-octanoyltransferase isoform X5 — protein MCVKVEISYCDRIMENQLAKSTEERTFQYQDTLPSLPVPSLEESLKKYLESVKPFANEEEYKKTEEIVKKFQNGIGQKLHQKLLERAKGKRNWRKTACS, from the exons atgtgtgtcaaagtagag aTTTCCTATTGTGATCGCATCATGGAAAATCAGTTGGCTAAATCAACTGAAGAACGAACATTTCAGTACCAGGATACCCTTCCATCTCTGCCTGTTCCTTCCCTTGAAGAATCATTAAAGAAATACCTTGAATCAG TAAAACCATTTGcaaatgaagaagaatataagaaaactgaagaaatagttAAAAAATTCCAAAATGGGATTGGACAAAAATTGCATCAGAAACTACTCGAAAGggcaaaagggaaaagaaattgg agAAAAACTGCCTGTTCATAA